TTCGGGACTACGTAGCGGCTGCGCACGATCCCGCGGCAGATTCTCTACATGATCCGCCAAGGTCACCAACTGAAACGCCACGGAGCGCGGATTCGTTTCGTCAGTCAATACCAGGTCCAGCACGGGGGCCGGCTGCAGCGTGGCCAGATAACGTGAACGATAGGTCATCAGACTGTCGGCCACTTCCAAGTACGACTCTAGCACCGACGCATCCTGGGGATCGACGTCCATGAGCATGTTCTGCGTCAAGGTGATCGTGTGCAACGCGCGCTCGAGCCGCCGGCCAATGTCCAGAAATCTCCACCCTTGCGTGCGAGTCATACTCTCGTCGACCAACCCGCCGAAGGCTGCCAGATCGATGATCATCCGATTGGCCAGCATGAGAATGTCGCTCAAGCTGACGGTCGATCGGCTGGAGAACAGTTGGAATTCTTCGTAAACCCGATGAATGATCCGCCAACTATCGACCGAGATGCGATCGCGGACCAGCGAGCCCAAGCGGTGCGTCGCGATCACGATCGACGCCAGGCTGGCGGATTGCGTCGCATCGAACACGGCCGCCGGCAACGCCCGCTCGATGGCCGGCAGCTGTTGCCGGATCTCTTCGATGACGAATCCCGGTTCCAATTGGCCGAGCGCCGCCAGGCAGCGCAATAAGGGATCCAATTCTGGCAAGCCCGAGACATCGTGCTCGCTGGTCAGACGACTCAGTACGGTGCGCAGCAATCTGGCCGAACCGTCTGCACGTTCGATCTGCCGCCCCAGCCAGAAAAGATTGTCGGCCACGCGACTGGGGAGTTCGGTGCCGCTACGACGCAAGGGAATCGCCTGGCTCGGCGGCGTCAGCAAGCTCACCTCGCGCACTGGACCATCGGACAGCACCCAGGCATCCTTGCTTCCATCCCCCCCCAGCACTGAGCGATCCAGCGGGGCAGCATCTCGCGAAACCCGAACCAACCCGCCCGGCAAAGCCACATAGGAATTGCCCGACGCCACCAGGTAGACACGCAAGGCAAGGTGCGCCGGCTCGAGGCCATTGTCCGTCGAAACAGGCACGCTCGAACGATCGACCCGTTCCTGTCCCACGAATCGCTCGGGATGTTCCGAAAAGCTCGAGGCGGCATTCGCTCTGGCCATCGCTTCGCTTGTCGCTTCAGCGCGGGCGCGGCCAAACGCCGGACGCAGGGTGAGACTTTCCAAGTTATTCAGCACATGCTTGCGACCTTCGGCCGATCCGCACCACCAGGTGCCGATCGACGGCATGTACAACTCCTCGTTCAACAACGCCCGACATAACGTAGGCAAGTACGACATGAATACGGCCGCCTCGACCAGCGAACTACCTAGCGAGTTGGCCACGGCCACGTTGCCGGCCCGCACCGCTTCCAGCAGGCCGGGCACGCCGATGGCCGGATCGTTGCGTAGCTCCAAGGGGTCGGCGTATTCGTCGCTCAAGCGACGAAAGACGACATCCACCGGCAGCAAGCCGCCCAAGGTCTTTAACAATACATGGTCATCGCGCACAGTCAGGTCATCGGACTCGACCAGCGTGTAGCCCAGATATCGAGCAAGGTAGGCATCCTCGAAGTAGTGGGGGCTCTTCGGCCCCTGACTGAGCAGCACGATGCGCGGATTTTGCGATTGCTTCGGCGCCAAATCGCGGAACGTTTCACGCAAGGCGATGAAGAACGGCGCCAATCGCTCGACCCGGCAGCGCCGAATGATGTTCGGCAACATGCGCGAGATGACAATGCGATTTTCCAAAGCGTAACCGGCGCCCAAGGGGGCATCGGTGCGGTCGGCCACGACCCACCAGCGGCCGTCGGGTGCGCGGGCCAGGTCGGCGGCGTAAAGATGGAGAAAGACATCGCGCGGCTGCTTCTGGCCGTGAAACTCCCGAAAGAAACCCGGATGCTCGAAGAGCACTTCCTGGGGCAACAACCCTTCGCTGAGCAATCGCTGCGGACCGTACAGATCGACCAGGATTCGATTCAGCAGCTTGGCGCGTTGGATCATTGCCGCGCTGATGCGGCGCCACTCGTCGGCCCCGATCAGAGCCGGAAAAATGTCGAGATCCCAAGGGCGCACCGTCTGGCCGACATCGCCGACCACGTTGTACATCAGGCCGTTTTCGTGAACCAGGCGTGCGGCTTGCTCACGACGACGCGCAAACTCTTCCGGCCCAAAGGCCGCTAGCGCCTCGGCAAACGTGCGGCAGGCCGGGCGCAAGACTCCCGGCGCAGAGTAGAACTCATCGAATACGCCTGGCAATGGCACATAACCATCGAGCATCCTGCCGGTTCCCGTCGTGCTGGCCAACGAAGAGCTCATCTTTCAGCGGATGGGCGGCGGAGATCCAACGTCATTGGGTACTCGGGGTTGGGTTGCTCATCGGGAGCGCGCCATCGACCCCCTGTGTGGCCCATCCGAAAGAATCGTGAGGCGCGGCGACTCTCGGCCTCATACGCATTGACCGGCGAGGTCGTGTAATTTCGCCCACCGGGGTGTGCGACATGAAACGAACACCCACCGATGCTGCAATCCTGCCAGGCGTCGACGATGTCGAAAGTCAGCGGCACATTGACCACGATCGTGGGGTGCAGGCAGCTAGGCGGCTGCCAGGCGCGGTATCGCACGCCGGCGACGAATTCCCCTTCAATACCGGTGGGGTGCAGCGGCACCTTGCGTCCATTGCAAGTAATCACGTGTCGTGATTGCGTCATGCCTGTCACTTTGACCTGGAGCCGCTCTACCGAGGAATCCACGTAGCGTGTCGTGCCTCCGCCGCTGGGTTCCTCGCCCAGGACGTACCACGGCTCGATTGCTTGTCTCAATTCTAGCTGCAAACCGTCCTGCGCGACGATGCCAATCATCGGAAAACGGAATTCGAAGTGGGCCGCGAACCAGCTCAGCTCCAACGGAAAACCCGCCAGGCGTGTCTCGCGAATGATGTCGCGAAAGTCCTGTTGCACAAAATAGGGAAGCAGGAACCGATCGTGCAATGTCGTTCCCCAGCGCACCATTTTCTCGCGGTACGGGTTCTCCCAGAATCGGGCCACCAGAGCCCGCAACAACAGCTGCTGCGTGAGGCTCATACGGGCGTGCGGCGGCATCTCGAACGCGCGAAACTCGACTAGCCCCAGTCGCCCCGTGGCGCTGTCGGGAGAATAGAGCTTGTCGATGCAGAACTCGGCGCGGTGGGTATTGCCGGTGACGTCGACCAGCAAATTCCGAAAAATTCTGTCGACGAGCCAGGGCGGGCAGTGCATGCCACTAATGTCGTACGGGTCGGGTATCTGGGCACAAGCCAGCTCCAGCTCGTACACCGAATCACGCCGTCCCTCGTCTGCGCGCGGGGCTTGACTGGTCGGCCCGATGAACGCCCCCGAGAACAAGTAAGACAGCGACGGATGATTGTTCCAATAGCTCACCAAGCTGCGCAGCAAATCAGGCCGACGTAAGAACGGGCTGTCAACGGGAGTTGGCCCGCCGAGGACCACGTGATTGCCGCCCCCCGTGCCGGTGTGTCGCCCGTCATAGGCGAATTTTTCCGTGCCCAGCCGCGTCTGCCGCGCTTCTTCGTAAAGTGTGGTAGTGATATGTACCAGCTCACCCCAGTTGCGCGACGGAGGCGTGTTGACTTCGATCACTCCTGGATCGGGCGTGACCTTGAAGTTGTTCAATCGATAATCTGTCGGCGGCGGATACCCTTCGACCACCACGGGTGTCTTCAGGTCCTTGGCAGCCGCTTCGGTAGCCGCGATCAAATCCAGATAGTCTTCCAGCCGTTCTACCGGGGGCAAGAAAACGTGCAGCGTTCCGGCGCGCGGCTCTACGCACAGCGCCGTGCGAATCACGTCGGCCGGGTCGACGTTCGGTGAAGCCGCACGCAGCGTCTCCTGTTCGTGCCGCTCTGTCGCGTCCCGACCGCGACTGCGAGCCGGAATCTCGGGCTGTGCAATTCTTCCGGCGAAATTCGGCAATGGATCGCGTGGCGCCGTGGGGTCGAGCGGATAGAGAGTCCGCCGCATGCTAGGGGGAACATACGGCAGCGCATCCAGCGGCAAGCGTAAACCGAGTGGCGAATCGCCCGGCAGCAGAAACAACGCATCGGTCCGCACCGGCCAGGGCCCGCTGCGCCAGCGTGGTTTACCTTGCCACCATTGGCGCTCGATGGGCAACACGTAACCTGTCGTCGTTCCCAGCCCGCGCTCGAAGACGCTGGCCAAGCGCGCGCGCTCTTCAGCGTTTGCCAGTTTTGAGTCGCGCGCGTCGACATTGACCGGCAAATGTCGCTCTTGGGCCAAATAGTGCCAAGGGTCTTCGTAAGCGGGGACCATCCAGGCCGCGTCAACTTGCAAATACTCGGCCATCCGCTCTACGAATTGCTCCGCATCGCGGGCCGTGTGCCCGTGCTTTTCCCCCTCCTTGGCGATCAAGCTGGCATCGCCCCACACCGGCTGGCCATCGGCCCGCCAATAGCACGCCAAGGCCCATCGCGGCAGGGACTCGCCGGGGTACCACTTTCCCTGGCCGAAGTGCAACAGTGCCTCGGGCGCGAAGCTGGCTTGCAATCTACGAATGAGGACCTCCGACAAGCTCCGCTTGTTTGGCCCTACGGCGGCTACGTTCCACTCGTCACCGTCCATATCGTCGATAGATACAAACGTCGGCTCGCCTCCCATCGTCAGTCGCACATCGCCGGCTTGCAGTCGGTCGTCGACGGCGTAGCCAAGCGATTCGATCTGCGCCCACTCGTCGTCGGTGTACGGCTTGGTGACGCGCGGATCTTCATGAATCCGCGCGATCGACATGGAGAACTCGAACTCGGTCTTGCACTCGTCGACTCCGCCGGTAATCGGGGCTGCCGTGGCCGGGTCGGGTGAGCACGCCAGCGGGATGTGTCCTTCGTCGGCGAGCAAACCCGAGGTCGGATCCAGCCCGATCCAACCGGCCCCCGGAATGAATACTTCCGTCCAGGCGTGCAGATCCGTAAAGTCTTGCAGCGCGCCGGCGGGCCCTTCCAGCGGCTTCGAGTCGGGCATCAGTTGCACCAGGTAGCCCGAGACGAATCGGGCGGCCAGGCCCAGATTGCGCAGGATTTGCACCAACAGCCAGGCCGAGTCGCGGCAGGAACCCGAGCGCCGCGTGAGAGTCTCCTCGCAACTCTGCACGCCGGGTTCCATCCGGATCAAATAGCCGATGTCCTGTTGCACTTGCTGATTGAGGCCCACCAGAAAGTCGACGGTCTTTTGCCGTGGGCGGGCGACCGTCGGCATGTAGGCGGCGAAGTGCTTGCCGGCCGGCTCGATTTCCAAGTACGGCCGCAATTCTCGCGCCAGCCAGGGCTCGTAGACAAACGGAAATTGCTCGGCCGAAGTTTCGATGAAGAAATCGAACGGATTAATCACCGTCAGCTCGGCGATCAGGTCGACCGTAACCCGCAGCGAGCTGGTGCGATTAGGAAACACAAACCGCGCGAGAAAATTGCCGTGCGGATCTTGCTGCCAGTTCTGGAAATGATCCGTAGGCTCGACGTCCAGCGAGTAGCTGATAATCGGCGTCCGACCGTGCGGAGCCGGGCGCAAGCGGACGATCTGCGGCGAGAGAGTTACCGGACGATCGTATATGTAACGGGTTTCATGGTGCAGCGCAACTCGGATGGCCATAGTTCGGTGTTTGCATTGGTGTGACTTGTGCGCTCATGGCCCGCCTGCTCCAATTTGCTTGGTCCGAGTTTAGCCTAAACGCGCTGCTCGGAGTAGTCGGCAAATGGACGGTTTCGCACCACTGGCGGTGTCCTACAAGGATTGCGTTCAAGTCGTCGTCTAGCACGAGGCGCTATGGTATCTTGACAGGCGACGACGAGCCCTTTTCCTGCATCTCACGGATGGTCTACGCATGGCGGCGACGCGATATCTCGTGTTTGACATCGAAAGCATCGCCGATGGCGCGCTCGTGTCGAGGCTGCTCTATCCAGATCAAAAATTGGCGCCGGCGGCAGCCGTGAAGAAGTATCGCGAAGAGCTGTTCGCCAAGCATGGCAGCGACTTCGTTCCCTACACCTACCAGATTCCGCTCTCGATCGCAGTGGGCAAAATCGACGCCGAGTTCCGACTGGTCGACATCTCGGTTCTCGATGACGCAGACGCCCGCCCCCACGTCATGACCGAGCATTTCTGGCGCGGATGGGAGAAGCACGGCCGACCGACGCTGGTCAGCTTTAACGGCCGGACTTTCGATATTCCTCTCTTGGAGTTGGCAGCCTTTCGCTACGGCATCAGTGTGCCAGGCTGGTTCAACCTGACGGCCAAGAGCTTTGAACAGCCGCGAAACAGATTCAACCTTGACGCCCACATCGACTTGCAAGAGTTGCTGACCAACTTTGGAAGTTCGCGATTTACCGGTGGATTGAATTTGGCTGCCAACTTGCTCGGCAAACCGGGCAAAATGGACGTCGAAGGGCACATGGTTCAGGACCTCTTCGACGCGGGAAAAGTGGCCGAGATCCACGACTACTGCCGCTGCGATGTCTTGGACACCTATTTCGTCTTTCTGCGCACACGCGTGCTGCTAGGCCGGTTGGCCCTCGATGCGGAACAAGGAATCATCGCCGAGACCAAGACCTGGCTAGCTGCACGGTCGAAAGAAGTGCGGGCGTATCGTCTCTATCTCGAGCGCTGGGGAGATTGGCCAGACCCTTGGCACAGTGCCACAAAATAGGGGTAACTCGTCCGCACTCTGGCTTGGTCCTGCCGAAGTTAGCGATCCTGCGAACGGATGCGACGGGCGTCAGCGCTAATGATTTGTGGCAACACGCTCACGACGTGTGCGACACCTCAACCCGCGCAGGGCGTCAGGGCCATCTGTTGCGGAAAAATGACATCGCCGGGTTGCGGATCGCCTTCGTACGCCAGAATGACCGGCACCGCGACGGCCCAGCGTCGATCTTGCCGACCAATGGCGGCGGTGTTATGTCCTTCGATGTAGGCCACCGCCTCAATCGCGTTGAAGCAGCCGACTTCTGCCAGCTCGATGGCAACGGCCTCGGGAGGCAGATCCTGCCACGATCGCGGCTGCCAACTTGAGAATCGAGTGATCCAGATTCGGAACAGATCGGGCGTCGATTTCCTAGGCGTCATATATGAATGTCCTCACGCGCGCCGCCCCTCGGCGCTTGAACAGTTCGTCACACGCTCATCCGCGCCCCGCCCCCTGCGATCGGCGCCCCAGCATCAGGCAGACTAAACCACGGCAGCTCACGCGGGCGGCTAGGCCCGTCGCGAGACAGCACCTGCCGGAACACAGCGTCGGCCATTGACTCACATCACGCCTCGGTTCAATCGACATCAACATCGCTTCCGCAAACCAAGGCGAAATTGGCGTCAATCCGAAATTGTGTCAGCAAAAAAGCTGGACCCACGCGTCGGTTTTTAGTATACAAGAGTACACCAAATGCTGTCAACACAAAAAGCCCATAAATCTTATCGTGTCGGTTCTCACTTTTCTGTACCCGACAATGTCGCATTTCGCGCAAAATCTCCGTCGTCTGATGGCTCAGTTCGATCTGACCGTGATCGAGGTTGCGCAACGTACGGGACTTGATGAGCGCACCGTCAAAGGCATCTTGAGTGGCGCAAGCGCCAAACCGCACGCCCGCACACTTCATCAATTGGCGTCGGGCCTGGGTGTCGACGCGAACGAGTTCTTTCAAAGTCCGGTTATGCTCTCGCGACGGCGTTTCGACCGTCAAACGAACCCGATTGTCGATGAAGTCGTACACGAACGTCCCGATTTGTTCGCAGACTGGAACGAGTCCGACTTCGATGAAATCTATAGCCATATGGGAACGGGCGGGGCATTGACGGCCGAAGGGGTCCTGCACGCCGCTGAAGCGATCAATCGCAAGCGCGAGCTGCACGACAAGCTGGCGCTGCTGCTCGAAACCGAGCAAGCCGACGTGATCGCCGGGATCCTGGAACTGCTGTACGAACGCGTGAAGGCTGCCCCCTGATTCAGGTACGGTTCGTGGTAGATGGAAACGCCACTGCCGAGGCGCGATCTGGCAAAGCGCATTCGCAACAATCGTGCCGCAGACTTTGTCCGCTGTAACTCGTGCGGTCTCAGTCGCGCCTGTTGTAAATCTGACACATGGGAAGCGCGCGGCTCGACGCGTCCCCCACTCGACAGGGGCACGCGATCGACGCAACCTACGCCGTTGCGATTCGCTGGTCGTCGTTAACATTCCAGGTTCACTCATTTATCAAGGTTCACACGCCGGCCAAAGCTCGGGCCCAATTCTCCACCGCCAGGTTTTCTGCGTCGGACAGGCTGCCATCGGTCGTCGTGCCACCATATATCACGGCCGCGGCGATATACCCAGCGAACCGATCCTGGATGCTGTAAGGACCTTCGATAGGGGAGCCCGAATCATAGTTCAAGCCGCCGAGAACGAGCGAGTCGACCAATTCCATGTTCCCCAACCATTGGTTTTGTACGTTGCCGCCGTTGGTGCTGTAGTTTTTATACGTCGTATCGATCGGATTTGTATTGCCGTTAACGCGATAGGCCAGGCTCGCCGCGTCGCCAGTTCCGAATCCGCGCTGGTTCGTCACCAAGGTGTTGCCGGCGTTAAGCGTTGTGGTGCCGCGTGGGTCGCTATTGATCGACGTCCCTTCGTCACGGCGAATGCGCAGCGATAGCTTGGAGTTGTAAATCATCGGAAAGAAGTACGTGAAATTGCCGTCGTAGGATTCTTTGTCGGCCGTGATGATCGAATAATCGAAATTCGCTATCGAAAGGTCCGTGGGCTGAATCACCGTAACGATATCGCCAGAGAGGCACGCGCTGCAGAATCCTGGCGCGTAAGCGTGTAACCAATGCTGCCCGCAAAACTGCAGCGCCGGTCGACCATTTATCGGCGATTCCTCAACCCAAAACGGCGCATAATTAAATCGCGGCGCCAAGAACAAGTACCCGGCCGGGCTGCGATCCATCAGACGTGCGCACAGCGTTGCCTGACCGAGAGGGCCGTTCCGCTCGGCAAGGTGGTTGGCGCTAGCGCTCGAGTCGAGACGTTCTCCGCCGGCCTCGGTTAGGTCCCAAGCAGCGACGAGATATGTCTTCTCGCTGCCGCGTAGCCTGGCAAAAGGCACCGGAAAGCCGCCATTGAACAGCGCTGGAATCAAAACCGTCGGCAGCGACTGACGCCAGATGCGCACACTCGCCAGGGCGCCGTCATAAAAATTGGCAAGACCACCCGAACTGCCAAAATTCCAAGCGCCGACAAGTAGCGGCGCGGTTTGCCCGGTTGGCAACGGCCCCAGCGTTCCGCTCAGGCTGGATGTGCTCGCGGGGACCGTCGCTCCGTCGAAATAGAAATTCACTGCCGGCGTAGTAAGATCGACCGTCACGACACAATGCGACCAGTTGCTAGGCGCATCCGAGGTGACCACGGCGCCATAGGCGTTTGCAGCGTTGTTCCAGGCCCAAAACTCGAGCTGGCTTTCGTGGCCGACTGTGCCTGAGGTCCTCAACGACCAACCATGATTGCCCGCGGTGTTGAATACGTCCTTGGACAAGTAGCAGCGGTTACTACCCGTGGTTGCGGTGTTTCGCCAGATCTCGCACGAAAACGTATTGGCATTCGTGCCCGCGCTGAAATCAAGCGTCGCCGCATGCGCCGCCTGCAAATATTGCGAACTGTTGGCAACGAATTGCACCGCCTTACAAAACGTCATCGACGCGGTATAGCTCGCATCGATGAATAACCGCAGCAAGCTCAGGAACCGTAACGGCACAGGCGCCGCCGCGGCGCTTAGCGATGCCGTGTGCCGTAGGTCGAGTGCCGAAGTAAGTGGGCGATGTCTCATGATCGGATCCTTTGCGCGAGAAGCTATGGGATGTGCCCGGTCCCTCAGAAATTACCCGAATAACAGGCCGACCATGGGCGTATCGCCGTCGGTGGCCGTGATGTCCAGCGTCTTATGGGTGCCGTCGATGGCGGTCAACCCGCTGGCAAACCACTCGAACGCAAAGCCGCCTGGCTTGACCTTCACGGGCTGGGGCAACACGTAGCCGTTGCTTCCGCCGGTGGCGATCTGCACGTCGCCCGCACTGGCGGCCGGGTTACTGATCACCACGCCCAACAGTTTCTTGCCGTTGGCATTGATGGTGCCGTTGGTGCCTTGCGCGGCCGTGGTGTCGATCGTGTATCCGCCCCCGCTAATCAGCGTGTTGTAGATCGAGAACAGGGCCGGCACGATAGCCGAAGTTGGTCCAAGGAAGAGTTGCTGGTCGAGTCCCTTGAAGGTACTCAACAGCGTAATGCCTGCCGGTTCGCTCCCCGGATCTTCGTCGATGTCGAATTGCAGCAGACAACGTAGTGCTTTGACGGCGGCGGCCATGTGTTACTCCTTCGTGCGGGTTTTCATCATGTAATCGTTGTAGGGCAGACGCTTGCCCCCCTTGAAAAAGATCCCTTGGCCCTGGTAGGGCCCGTAAATACAAAAGCTCCAGCTTGGCTTCTCGCCGCGCAACAAGACGCGGTGGCCGATCGACCTTCCCTGGTACAGGATCATGCCGGGTCGGCAATTTCTCCGGCGCGGTGTGCCTCCGTCGATCGGTACAAGCCATTCCACGTAGCCGCGCCAGATAATGAACTTGAGCAACCAAAACGGGTGAACGTGGTAATAGCCTTCGCGCTCCGTCATTACGAACTTGTGCAGCCAGACCGAAAAATATCTCGTTTCCCACAGCAGCCAGCGGTCAAGCGCCGTCTCGCCGTGATAGATCAAGGGTAGGCGTGAGTACACGCGATGGTTCACAAGGAACGTACACAGCCAGGTCAGCACGGCCGACGTGCGGGTCGCCCGTGGCCATGATTTGATCCTTGAGACTGGCCCAGCCGCGGTCGTAGGCTTCGGGGCCGTCCTGGTGTCGGGGCGTTGCGGTGACTCCGGGCCAGCGGCGTTCAAGCTCATACATAAATTCCATGCCGATTCGTCGGCGTCGAAAGTAGGGGTTAACGATCGCTGTTTCGATATGGCAGTGCAGCGGGCCGTCCGGGTTGGCCGTGGCCCACAGGTCGTGCTTACCGCAGTTGCACTCGGCATCGACAATCCGATTGCCGTCGGCATCGCGCAGTTGGGCGCAGCCCAGCAGGAACACGACCTCGCCGGCCCATACCGATTCGACGATCTTGTACATGGTAAAGCGGTCCTCGTCGGGATACTCCGACGAGCGCCACATATTGATAATCACGATTCGCTCTAGCATCGCGTCAGCTCGTCCGCATGATGTAACAAAGGGCAAAGTACGGTGGAATGTGGTACGCCTGGCTGTGTTCCAGCGTGGGCGTGTAGTGGAAGTGGGTACCGGGCACGATGATCGTCTCGGCCTCGGCACCGATGTCGAGCGTGACACGTCCCTCGGGCGTGTACTCGGTCGACGATGGGGAGAAGGTGATTCCCTCGACCGGCAGTTGCGCGAAGTGGTTGTGCGGGTTGGGTTGAATGATGAAGTCAAAGACCATCGCGTCGATGATCTGGCCGACATCAACCGTATGATGGTGGCCGTTGGGGCTGATCGAGATGGTGCTATCCAGCGTATAGCCGGGGCAACCGTCCTCGCCTTCGTCGGGCAGCCCGCTACCGACAACGCAAACTTGGGTCGATCCCTTGCTGGTGCCAGGCGTGTTGATCCTGATCTGAGACGTACCGCCCCCGTCGACCGTAGCCGTCAGCGACGTATCGCTGGTGTCGATCGTGGGATCTTCGCCGATGTCCCCCGCGCCGCCGATAATGCGCAGGTCGGCTCCCTCGGTGAATCCCGTAGCGACGGGGAAGCCCGTCATGTTGGGGGACGTGTCCAGGTTCGTAGGGTAGCCGATAAAGTCGGCGGCGCTCGAGGTGACAACCTCGGTCGTGGCGGTCAGCGTTACGGCGCTTGTCGGCTGCGGCTCGTGGTCGTCGTGCTTGTGCTTCTGCTGGCCCCCGCTGTCGCCGACGTCGGTGCCGTTTTCGTTGCCGTCGAAGTTGCTATCGTCGCCCGGGCTCGCTCCCACAACGAACTTGCTGCGCAGGTCGGGCGTGCCGTTGCTACCGTCGCACAAGTGCCAGCCGTGCGGGATGCTGGCCGCGGTCCCTCCCCAAATCTTGATCGTCTTGCGGCAGTCGTCCAGGTAATCGGTAACGCACACGTGATTGCCGTCGTCGTCGGTGGTGTAACCGATCACCACGCCCGCCTCGACGTTGGGATCTTGCGCCGCCGAGGGGCTGGGCAACAGCACATTAAAATGATCGCTGCCGGAGTCGTAACCCGCGCCCGTGATGTCGTCGACCGGCTGGCACTCGACGTAGTGGCTGTTGCTCTTGCTAGTACCGGCCAGCGTGTGATCGGCGTAGGCGCGGGCGTATTTG
This DNA window, taken from Pirellulales bacterium, encodes the following:
- a CDS encoding circularly permuted type 2 ATP-grasp protein, which gives rise to MSSSLASTTGTGRMLDGYVPLPGVFDEFYSAPGVLRPACRTFAEALAAFGPEEFARRREQAARLVHENGLMYNVVGDVGQTVRPWDLDIFPALIGADEWRRISAAMIQRAKLLNRILVDLYGPQRLLSEGLLPQEVLFEHPGFFREFHGQKQPRDVFLHLYAADLARAPDGRWWVVADRTDAPLGAGYALENRIVISRMLPNIIRRCRVERLAPFFIALRETFRDLAPKQSQNPRIVLLSQGPKSPHYFEDAYLARYLGYTLVESDDLTVRDDHVLLKTLGGLLPVDVVFRRLSDEYADPLELRNDPAIGVPGLLEAVRAGNVAVANSLGSSLVEAAVFMSYLPTLCRALLNEELYMPSIGTWWCGSAEGRKHVLNNLESLTLRPAFGRARAEATSEAMARANAASSFSEHPERFVGQERVDRSSVPVSTDNGLEPAHLALRVYLVASGNSYVALPGGLVRVSRDAAPLDRSVLGGDGSKDAWVLSDGPVREVSLLTPPSQAIPLRRSGTELPSRVADNLFWLGRQIERADGSARLLRTVLSRLTSEHDVSGLPELDPLLRCLAALGQLEPGFVIEEIRQQLPAIERALPAAVFDATQSASLASIVIATHRLGSLVRDRISVDSWRIIHRVYEEFQLFSSRSTVSLSDILMLANRMIIDLAAFGGLVDESMTRTQGWRFLDIGRRLERALHTITLTQNMLMDVDPQDASVLESYLEVADSLMTYRSRYLATLQPAPVLDLVLTDETNPRSVAFQLVTLADHVENLPRDRAQPLRSPEQRIVLSLLSAVRMADVETLRRLPRHGERTKLDRLLGRVNDQLPRLSDMIAHKYLVHSGTPRQLAEARFDDHR
- a CDS encoding 3'-5' exonuclease, with translation MAATRYLVFDIESIADGALVSRLLYPDQKLAPAAAVKKYREELFAKHGSDFVPYTYQIPLSIAVGKIDAEFRLVDISVLDDADARPHVMTEHFWRGWEKHGRPTLVSFNGRTFDIPLLELAAFRYGISVPGWFNLTAKSFEQPRNRFNLDAHIDLQELLTNFGSSRFTGGLNLAANLLGKPGKMDVEGHMVQDLFDAGKVAEIHDYCRCDVLDTYFVFLRTRVLLGRLALDAEQGIIAETKTWLAARSKEVRAYRLYLERWGDWPDPWHSATK
- a CDS encoding helix-turn-helix transcriptional regulator, translated to MSVLTFLYPTMSHFAQNLRRLMAQFDLTVIEVAQRTGLDERTVKGILSGASAKPHARTLHQLASGLGVDANEFFQSPVMLSRRRFDRQTNPIVDEVVHERPDLFADWNESDFDEIYSHMGTGGALTAEGVLHAAEAINRKRELHDKLALLLETEQADVIAGILELLYERVKAAP
- a CDS encoding transglutaminase family protein, whose amino-acid sequence is MAIRVALHHETRYIYDRPVTLSPQIVRLRPAPHGRTPIISYSLDVEPTDHFQNWQQDPHGNFLARFVFPNRTSSLRVTVDLIAELTVINPFDFFIETSAEQFPFVYEPWLARELRPYLEIEPAGKHFAAYMPTVARPRQKTVDFLVGLNQQVQQDIGYLIRMEPGVQSCEETLTRRSGSCRDSAWLLVQILRNLGLAARFVSGYLVQLMPDSKPLEGPAGALQDFTDLHAWTEVFIPGAGWIGLDPTSGLLADEGHIPLACSPDPATAAPITGGVDECKTEFEFSMSIARIHEDPRVTKPYTDDEWAQIESLGYAVDDRLQAGDVRLTMGGEPTFVSIDDMDGDEWNVAAVGPNKRSLSEVLIRRLQASFAPEALLHFGQGKWYPGESLPRWALACYWRADGQPVWGDASLIAKEGEKHGHTARDAEQFVERMAEYLQVDAAWMVPAYEDPWHYLAQERHLPVNVDARDSKLANAEERARLASVFERGLGTTTGYVLPIERQWWQGKPRWRSGPWPVRTDALFLLPGDSPLGLRLPLDALPYVPPSMRRTLYPLDPTAPRDPLPNFAGRIAQPEIPARSRGRDATERHEQETLRAASPNVDPADVIRTALCVEPRAGTLHVFLPPVERLEDYLDLIAATEAAAKDLKTPVVVEGYPPPTDYRLNNFKVTPDPGVIEVNTPPSRNWGELVHITTTLYEEARQTRLGTEKFAYDGRHTGTGGGNHVVLGGPTPVDSPFLRRPDLLRSLVSYWNNHPSLSYLFSGAFIGPTSQAPRADEGRRDSVYELELACAQIPDPYDISGMHCPPWLVDRIFRNLLVDVTGNTHRAEFCIDKLYSPDSATGRLGLVEFRAFEMPPHARMSLTQQLLLRALVARFWENPYREKMVRWGTTLHDRFLLPYFVQQDFRDIIRETRLAGFPLELSWFAAHFEFRFPMIGIVAQDGLQLELRQAIEPWYVLGEEPSGGGTTRYVDSSVERLQVKVTGMTQSRHVITCNGRKVPLHPTGIEGEFVAGVRYRAWQPPSCLHPTIVVNVPLTFDIVDAWQDCSIGGCSFHVAHPGGRNYTTSPVNAYEAESRRASRFFRMGHTGGRWRAPDEQPNPEYPMTLDLRRPSAER
- a CDS encoding LamG-like jellyroll fold domain-containing protein, which gives rise to MRHRPLTSALDLRHTASLSAAAAPVPLRFLSLLRLFIDASYTASMTFCKAVQFVANSSQYLQAAHAATLDFSAGTNANTFSCEIWRNTATTGSNRCYLSKDVFNTAGNHGWSLRTSGTVGHESQLEFWAWNNAANAYGAVVTSDAPSNWSHCVVTVDLTTPAVNFYFDGATVPASTSSLSGTLGPLPTGQTAPLLVGAWNFGSSGGLANFYDGALASVRIWRQSLPTVLIPALFNGGFPVPFARLRGSEKTYLVAAWDLTEAGGERLDSSASANHLAERNGPLGQATLCARLMDRSPAGYLFLAPRFNYAPFWVEESPINGRPALQFCGQHWLHAYAPGFCSACLSGDIVTVIQPTDLSIANFDYSIITADKESYDGNFTYFFPMIYNSKLSLRIRRDEGTSINSDPRGTTTLNAGNTLVTNQRGFGTGDAASLAYRVNGNTNPIDTTYKNYSTNGGNVQNQWLGNMELVDSLVLGGLNYDSGSPIEGPYSIQDRFAGYIAAAVIYGGTTTDGSLSDAENLAVENWARALAGV